In Zingiber officinale cultivar Zhangliang chromosome 8B, Zo_v1.1, whole genome shotgun sequence, a single genomic region encodes these proteins:
- the LOC122013683 gene encoding F-box/kelch-repeat protein At1g15670-like, with translation MDAELIPGLPDDVALICLLRLPLHALAIARRVCKRWKQEITSPSFYHRRKAAGHAHPIVALVESNPSSRYKNLILFEPTTGVWNKLPTVLDWRVLKWCIFRQVAAVGHELVVIGGGGMRRSAPVHVYNLLTGVRRRGTTMPGPGRISFAFAASAEARMAYVAGGQNEHGKPLRSALAYDVAADAWVCLPDMTRPRRECRGIFVDGAFCVAGGKWRLDWTSEVFDVAEGRWTAKQGKFLGKALIDPLTVVAAEEGRVYSCGRNGVVDVCSDIDGGGCRRLGEFPQELFGFPAHVAAWNGGVMVMGTIRAGITACILEEGKWRQVAFPTEFPGYVESLCSFQL, from the coding sequence ATGGATGCAGAGTTAATACCAGGCTTGCCTGACGATGTTGCTCTCATATGCCTCCTCCGCCTCCCTTTGCATGCCTTGGCCATagctcggcgtgtctgtaagcgATGGAAGCAAGAAATCACTTCGCCGTCTTTCTATCACCGCCGGAAGGCCGCAGGCCATGCTCACCCCATCGTTGCACTTGTTGAATCGAATCCTAGCAGTCGTTACAAGAACCTGATCTTGTTCGAGCCGACCACAGGCGTCTGGAATAAGCTGCCCACCGTCCTGGACTGGCGTGTCCTGAAATGGTGCATATTCCGGCAGGTGGCCGCCGTGGGGCACGAGTTGGTGGTGATAGGCGGCGGAGGCATGCGTCGCAGCGCTCCGGTCCACGTCTACAATTTGTTGACCGGCGTTCGGCGTCGGGGGACGACGATGCCGGGCCCCGGGAGGATCTCCTTCGCGTTCGCCGCCTCAGCGGAGGCACGGATGGCGTACGTGGCCGGGGGACAGAACGAGCACGGGAAGCCGCTGCGGTCGGCGCTGGCCTACGACGTGGCGGCGGACGCGTGGGTGTGTCTGCCGGACATGACGCGCCCTCGGAGGGAGTGCAGGGGAATCTTCGTCGACGGAGCGTTCTGCGTCGCCGGCGGCAAATGGAGGCTTGACTGGACCTCTGAGGTGTTCGACGTCGCGGAGGGGCGGTGGACGGCGAAGCAGGGGAAGTTTCTAGGGAAGGCACTGATCGATCCTCTGACGGTAGTGGCGGCGGAGGAGGGCAGGGTGTACAGCTGCGGTCGGAATGGGGTGGTGGATGTCTGCTCGGACATAGACGGCGGAGGGTGCCGAAGGCTGGGGGAGTTTCCCCAGGAGCTATTTGGGTTTCCTGCACATGTGGCGGCGTGGAATGGCGGGGTGATGGTGATGGGAACCATTCGAGCAGGGATAACGGCGTGCATTTTGGAGGAGGGGAAGTGGCGGCAGGTGGCGTTCCCGACGGAGTTCCCCGGCTATGTCGAATCGTTGTGCAGCTTCCAACTTTAA
- the LOC122013684 gene encoding F-box/kelch-repeat protein At1g80440-like, protein MEADLIPGLPADIALECLLRLPFHALAGARCVCKRWRQKITSPSFYGLRKAGGHARPLIALIQWNPSGGPGYKNLNLFEPIAGVWTRLAAVPDCSNYCQVAAVGHELVVIDGGRPPTGTVHVYNLLTGVRRRGATIPGPRRTAFAFAASAEARMAYVAGGKNEHGESLRSALAYDVAADAWVRLPDMALSRKECRGIFVNGAFCVAGGQEMYHWTSEVFDVAAGRWTAKHGMILEESLINPFMGAAAAAAESRLYRCGGKVEVDVCSGNGGEGVGGWRRLRVVPEKLSWLPAHVAAENGGVMVLGTSLARRIPCILEEGKWRQVVIPTEFAGLVRSLCAFQL, encoded by the coding sequence ATGGAGGCGGACTTGATACCAGGATTGCCCGCCGATATTGCTCTGGAATGCCTCCTCCGGCTCCCCTTCCATGCCTTGGCCGGCGCTCGGTGTGTTTGTAAGCGATGGAGGCAAAAAATCACTTCTCCGTCTTTCTACGGCCTCCGAAAAGCCGGCGGTCACGCTCGCCCTCTTATTGCACTCATTCAATGGAATCCTTCTGGAGGCCCTGGCTACAAGAACCTGAACTTGTTCGAGCCGATCGCGGGCGTATGGACCAGGCTGGCCGCCGTCCCTGACTGCTCTAACTACTGCCAGGTGGCCGCCGTAGGGCACGAACTCGTAGTGATAGACGGTGGCAGGCCTCCCACCGGCACAGTCCACGTGTACAATTTGTTGACCGGCGTCCGGCGTCGAGGGGCGACTATACCGGGCCCACGGAGGACTGCCTTCGCGTTCGCCGCCTCAGCAGAGGCACGGATGGCGTACGTGGCCGGGGGAAAGAACGAGCACGGAGAGTCGCTGCGGTCGGCTCTGGCCTACGACGTGGCGGCGGACGCGTGGGTGCGGCTGCCGGACATGGCGCTCTCTCGGAAGGAATGCAGGGGGATCTTCGTAAACGGAGCGTTCTGCGTAGCCGGAGGCCAGGAGATGTACCACTGGACCTCTGAGGTGTTCGACGTCGCGGCGGGGCGATGGACGGCGAAGCATGGGATGATTCTGGAGGAATCGTTGATCAATCCGTTTATgggagcggcggcggcggcggcggagagcAGGTTGTACAGGTGCGGCGGGAAAGTAGAAGTGGATGTCTGCTCGGGCAACGGCGGCGAAGGCGTAGGTGGGTGGAGGAGGCTGAGGGTGGTTCCAGAGAAGCTAAGTTGGTTACCTGCACATGTGGCGGCTGAGAACGGCGGGGTGATGGTGTTGGGAACCTCTCTGGCACGGCGAATTCCGTGCATTTTGGAGGAGGGGAAGTGGCGGCAGGTGGTGATTCCGACGGAGTTCGCCGGCCTTGTCCGGTCGTTGTGCGCCTTCCAACTTTAG
- the LOC122013685 gene encoding F-box/kelch-repeat protein At1g80440-like, whose product MEAALIPGLPADVALECLVRLPFHAFAGARCVCKRWREEITSPSFYRLRKASGHARPLVALVRSIPSHDAGFKNLILFDPTTGVWTRLLQFFDWSEYCQVAAVGHELVVIGVGRPPTGTVHVYNLLTGVRRRGATMPRPLRATFAFATSAEARMAYVAGGENVHGMPLRSALAYDVAADAWVRLPDMERPRKECRGIFVNGAFCVRGGQELFDWTSEAFDVEAGRWTAKQGKLLEKALIGPWIGVAAYEGRVYRCDYWKGGVDVCSDNGGEGGWRSLGVVSKKVHELPIPVFLDVAAWNGGVMVVRKFYGGQTASILEEGKWKEVVLPRKVALSWKVKLPWKFSAYVQTLCSFQL is encoded by the coding sequence ATGGAGGCGGCGTTGATACCAGGATTGCCGGCCGATGTTGCTCTGGAATGCCTTGTGCGCCTCCCCTTCCATGCCTTCGCCGGCGCTCGGTGTGTCTGTAAGCGATGGAGGGAAGAAATCACTTCGCCGTCGTTCTACCGCCTCCGGAAAGCCTCCGGCCATGCTCGCCCTCTAGTTGCACTCGTTCGATCGATTCCTTCTCATGACGCTGGCTTCAAGAACCTAATCTTGTTCGATCCGACAACGGGCGTATGGACCAGACTTCTCCAGTTCTTTGACTGGTCTGAATACTGCCAGGTGGCGGCCGTCGGGCACGAGCTGGTGGTCATAGGCGTCGGCAGGCCTCCCACCGGCACGGTCCACGTGTACAATTTGTTGACCGGCGTTCGGCGTCGGGGGGCGACGATGCCGAGGCCGTTGAGGGCTACGTTCGCTTTCGCAACCTCGGCGGAAGCGCGGATGGCGTACGTGGCCGGCGGAGAGAACGTGCACGGGATGCCGCTACGGTCGGCGCTGGCCTACGACGTGGCGGCGGACGCGTGGGTGCGCCTTCCGGACATGGAGCGCCCTCGGAAGGAGTGCAGGGGGATCTTCGTGAACGGAGCGTTCTGTGTCCGCGGCGGCCAGGAGCTGTTCGACTGGACCTCTGAGGCGTTCGACGTCGAGGCGGGGCGGTGGACTGCGAAACAGGGGAAGCTTCTAGAGAAGgcgctgatcggtccgtggattgGAGTGGCGGCGTACGAGGGCAGGGTGTACAGGTGCGATTATTGGAAAGGGGGAGTGGACGTCTGCTCGGACAACGGCGGCGAAGGCGGGTGGCGGAGTCTGGGGGTGGTCTCCAAGAAGGTACATGAGTTACCAATACCAGTATTCCTAGATGTGGCGGCGTGGAACGGTGGGGTGATGGTGGTCAGAAAGTTTTATGGAGGGCAAACGGCGAGCATTTTGGAGGAGGGGAAGTGGAAGGAGGTGGTGTTGCCGAGGAAGGTGGCGTTGTCGTGGAAGGTGAAGTTGCCGTGGAAGTTCTCCGCCTACGTCCAGACTTTGTGCAGCTTCCAACTTTAG